Proteins encoded together in one Armatimonadota bacterium window:
- a CDS encoding Xaa-Pro peptidase family protein, producing the protein MRLDAVLRDVRDAGLDALLVSTPANTYYVSGFRAVIYSRPVLVVVTDHPVLIVPELELAHARQRSRIADVRAYSDADLGGLEGRSPLHLALDCAMDALRELELHGRRVGFEPGGLTAEGHAYLAERWGHPLQPARGVVERRRMVKDRDEIRLIRISAELAELGMRVEVESSRPGVSEIEIMARGDAAMLVEAARRYPEHHVTAGSRPVSGDKTVLPHSLPSGRRLRRGDVVIHGTGCATEGYHAEDERTMIVGPPTAAQRQLYELMVRAQQAALEAIRPGVPCSAVDRAARRVIDEAGYGHAFIHRTGHGLGIDIHELPFFAPGDHTVLAPGMVMSVEPGIYVEGVGGFRHSDTVVVTEEGCEILTRFPKSLDELSRP; encoded by the coding sequence GTGCGCCTGGACGCAGTCCTCCGCGACGTGCGCGACGCCGGGCTGGACGCCCTGCTGGTCAGCACCCCCGCCAACACCTACTACGTCTCCGGGTTCCGGGCCGTCATCTACTCGCGGCCGGTCCTGGTGGTGGTGACCGACCACCCGGTGCTCATCGTCCCCGAACTGGAGCTGGCCCACGCCCGCCAGCGCTCGCGCATCGCCGACGTCCGTGCCTATTCGGACGCCGACCTGGGAGGCCTGGAGGGGCGGTCGCCGCTGCATCTGGCCCTGGACTGCGCGATGGACGCCCTGCGCGAGCTGGAACTGCACGGACGGCGGGTGGGGTTCGAGCCCGGCGGCCTCACCGCCGAGGGCCACGCCTACCTGGCGGAGAGGTGGGGACACCCGCTGCAGCCGGCGCGCGGGGTGGTGGAGCGCCGCCGGATGGTCAAGGACCGGGACGAGATCCGGCTGATCCGGATCAGCGCGGAGCTGGCGGAGCTGGGCATGCGGGTGGAGGTGGAGAGCAGCCGGCCCGGGGTCAGCGAGATCGAGATCATGGCCCGGGGCGATGCCGCCATGCTGGTGGAGGCGGCCCGCCGCTACCCCGAGCACCACGTCACCGCCGGCTCGCGGCCGGTCTCGGGCGACAAGACCGTCCTGCCCCACTCGCTGCCCTCGGGCCGCCGCCTGCGGCGAGGCGACGTGGTCATCCACGGGACCGGGTGCGCCACCGAGGGCTATCACGCCGAAGACGAGCGCACCATGATCGTGGGGCCGCCCACCGCCGCCCAGCGGCAGCTATACGAGCTGATGGTGCGCGCCCAGCAGGCGGCCCTGGAGGCGATCCGGCCCGGCGTGCCCTGCAGCGCGGTGGACCGGGCCGCCCGCCGGGTGATCGACGAGGCCGGGTACGGGCACGCGTTCATCCACCGCACCGGCCACGGCCTGGGCATCGACATTCACGAGCTGCCCTTCTTCGCGCCCGGCGACCACACCGTGCTGGCCCCCGGCATGGTGATGTCGGTGGAGCCCGGCAT
- a CDS encoding GNAT family N-acetyltransferase: MAFCGGGGPPCPVAGEGTRQEGPPPRARKEGPVAATVEIRRATSRDIGGILPIWGQLAEFHSALDPAFRPAPDWEREYGAYLRALLARDDALAVVARDGEEIIGYAVGRITTMPAFFAQRQRGYIHDVYVRPEYRRRGIGRRLVEEILAWLRRRGVTLVELTVAAANEAIPFWERLGFRVYMHQMKLDLLQRREPPRRG; encoded by the coding sequence ATGGCGTTCTGCGGCGGCGGCGGTCCCCCCTGTCCGGTTGCGGGGGAGGGAACCCGCCAGGAGGGGCCGCCCCCGCGCGCACGGAAGGAAGGACCTGTGGCTGCGACCGTCGAGATCCGCCGCGCCACATCGCGGGATATCGGAGGGATCCTGCCCATCTGGGGCCAGCTGGCCGAGTTCCACTCGGCTCTGGACCCGGCGTTCCGGCCGGCGCCTGACTGGGAGCGGGAGTACGGGGCGTACCTGCGGGCCCTGCTGGCCCGGGACGACGCTCTGGCGGTGGTGGCCCGGGACGGCGAGGAGATCATCGGCTACGCGGTGGGGCGCATCACCACCATGCCGGCCTTCTTCGCCCAGCGGCAGCGCGGCTACATCCACGACGTGTACGTGCGGCCCGAGTACCGCCGCCGCGGCATCGGCCGGCGCCTGGTGGAGGAGATCCTGGCCTGGCTGCGCCGGCGCGGGGTCACCCTGGTGGAGCTCACCGTCGCGGCCGCCAACGAGGCCATCCCGTTCTGGGAGCGCCTGGGGTTCCGGGTGTACATGCACCAGATGAAGCTGGACCTGCTCCAGAGGCGGGAACCGCCCCGCAGGGGGTGA